In one window of Xiphophorus hellerii strain 12219 chromosome 23, Xiphophorus_hellerii-4.1, whole genome shotgun sequence DNA:
- the LOC116714289 gene encoding UDP-N-acetylglucosamine transferase subunit ALG13 homolog isoform X1 translates to MKTVFVTVGSTRFDELIESVTSSEATQVLKFRGYERLVLQVGKGSLLPDADSCAHLSVEAFRFKDSIAEDMKQADLVISHAGAGSCLEALGAVKPLLVVVNDKLMDNHQLELARQLHMDHHLLYCTCSTLTETLKNMDLSVLQPFPPGQPKNFANFLDKALGVK, encoded by the exons ATGAAGACGGTGTTCGTTACCGTCGGAAGCACGCGCTTTGATGAGCTGATCGAAAGCGTCACTTCCTCTGAGGCCACACAG GTGCTGAAGTTTCGGGGATATGAGCGTCTGGTTCTTCAGGTCGGAAAAGGATCTTTGCTTCCAGATGCCGACAGCTGTGCTCACCTCAGCGTGGAGGCTTTTCGCTTCAAAGACTCAATAGCAGAAGACATGAAGCAAGCTGATCTTGTCATCAGCCATGCAG GAGCAGGAAGTTGTCTGGAGGCTCTCGGTGCCGTAAAACCTCTGCTAGTTGTGGTCAATGACAAACTGATGGACAACCACCAGCTGGAGCTGGCCCGGCAGCTGCACATGGACCACCACCTGCTGTACTGCACATGCAG CACTCTGACAGAAACGCTGAAGAACATGGACCTCTCTGTTCTGCAACCGTTTCCGCCTGGACAGCCGAAGAACTTTGCAAACTTTTTAGACAAAGCCCTTGGAGTGAAGTGA
- the rap2c gene encoding ras-related protein Rap-2c: MKEYKVVVLGSGGVGKSALTVQFVTGTFIEKYDPTIEDFYRKEIEVDSSPSVLEILDTAGTEQFASMRDLYIKNGQGFILVYSLVNQQSFQDIRPMRDQIVRVKRFEKVPLILVGNKVDLESEREVAGSDGRALAQEWGCPFIETSAKSKTMVDELFAEIVRQMNYSTLPEKQEQCCTACVVQ; encoded by the exons ATGAAAGAATACAAAGTTGTCGTGCTGGGCAGCGGCGGCGTCGGCAAGTCCGCGCTCACCGTGCAGTTTGTCACCGGCACCTTCATCGAGAAGTACGACCCGACCATCGAGGACTTCTACCGGAAGGAGATCGAGGTGGACTCGTCGCCCTCCGTGCTGGAGATCCTGGACACGGCGGGGACGGAGCAGTTCGCCTCCATGAGAGACCTGTACATCAAAAACGGCCAGGGTTTCATCCTGGTCTACAGCCTGGTCAACCAGCAGTCCTTCCAG GACATCAGGCCGATGCGAGACCAAATAGTGCGAGTCAAGCGCTTCGAGAAAGTGCCGCTGATCCTGGTCGGCAACAAAGTGGACCTGGAGTCGGAGCGCGAGGTCGCCGGCTCGGACGGCCGGGCCCTGGCTCAGGAGTGGGGCTGCCCTTTCATCGAGACGTCCGCCAAGAGCAAGACGATGGTGGACGAGCTGTTCGCCGAGATCGTCCGACAGATGAACTACTCCACGCTGCCGGAGAAGCAGGAGCAGTGCTGCACGGCCTGTGTGGTGCAGTGA
- the LOC116714289 gene encoding UDP-N-acetylglucosamine transferase subunit ALG13 homolog isoform X2 — MKTVFVTVGSTRFDELIESVTSSEATQVLKFRGYERLVLQVGKGSLLPDADSCAHLSVEAFRFKDSIAEDMKQADLVISHAGAGSCLEALGAVKPLLVVVNDKLMDNHQLELARQLHMDHHLLYCTSL; from the exons ATGAAGACGGTGTTCGTTACCGTCGGAAGCACGCGCTTTGATGAGCTGATCGAAAGCGTCACTTCCTCTGAGGCCACACAG GTGCTGAAGTTTCGGGGATATGAGCGTCTGGTTCTTCAGGTCGGAAAAGGATCTTTGCTTCCAGATGCCGACAGCTGTGCTCACCTCAGCGTGGAGGCTTTTCGCTTCAAAGACTCAATAGCAGAAGACATGAAGCAAGCTGATCTTGTCATCAGCCATGCAG GAGCAGGAAGTTGTCTGGAGGCTCTCGGTGCCGTAAAACCTCTGCTAGTTGTGGTCAATGACAAACTGATGGACAACCACCAGCTGGAGCTGGCCCGGCAGCTGCACATGGACCACCACCTGCTGTACTGCACAT CACTCTGA